In the Nicotiana tabacum cultivar K326 chromosome 16, ASM71507v2, whole genome shotgun sequence genome, one interval contains:
- the LOC142170510 gene encoding villin-2-like — MAASLEGLSPNVPLYKVTEGNEPCFFTTFFSWDPAKASAHGNSFQKKVMLLFGVGHASENQQRSNGSGGPTQRASALAALNSAFSSPSPPKATSATRPAGTSSASQRAAAIAALSGVLTAEKKQSSEGGSPVRSNRSSPVRSSRSSPVRSADSGPAGIKIFFALPLATSFRLTYLDAYFSAIAENDLSTAEVQDSEKASEPTEIVEPAESNGSEPKPEAEQDEGGNESGQAIFSYEQLKAKSDNPVTGIDFKRREAYLSDEEFESVLGMKKEAFYKLPKWKQDMHKRKVDLF; from the exons ATGGCTGCATCTTTGGAAGGATTATCACCAAATGTTCCACTCTACAAAGTAACAGAAGGAAATGAGCCTTGCTTCTTTACAACATTTTTCTCATGGGATCCTGCAAAAGCTAGT GCCCATGGAAACTCATTCCAGAAGAAGGTTATGCTACTCTTTGGGGTTGGTCATGCTTCAGAG AATCAGCAAAGGTCAAATGGGTCAGGTGGGCCAACCCAAAGGGCGTCAGCCTTAGCTGCGTTGAACTCTGCTTTCAGTTCCCCATCTCCTCCAAAAGCTACTTCTGCAACTAGGCCTGCCGGAACAAGTTCAGCTTCACAAAGAGCAGCTGCCATTGCTGCGTTATCTGGTGTTCTTACAGCTGAAAAAAAGCAGTCATCTGAGGGTGGTTCTCCCGTCCGATCAAACAGAAGCTCACCTGTGCGGTCAAGCCGAAGCTCTCCTGTCCGATCAGCAGACTCTGGCCCTGCTGGTATAAAAATCTTCTTTGCTCTTCCTCTTGCTACTAGCTTTCG TTTGACATACCTCGATGCTTACTTTTCCGCCATAGCAGAAAATGATCTTTCTACTGCTGAGGTCCAAGATTCTGAAAAAGCTTCAGAACCTACGGAGATTGTTGAGCCTGCAGAGTCTAATGGGTCAGAACCAAAGCCAGAAGCAGAGCAGGATGAGGGTGGAAATGAAAGCGGGCAGGCTATATTTAGCTATGAACAGCTGAAGGCTAAATCTGACAACCCTGTCACTGGGATTGACTTTAAGCGAAGAGAG GCTTATCTATCGGATGAGGAGTTTGAGTCTGTACTTGGTATGAAAAAAGAAGCATTCTATAAGTTGCCTAAATGGAAGCAAGATATGCACAAAAGAAAAGTTGATCTCTTCTAG
- the LOC107813400 gene encoding villin-3-like isoform X2 — MSSSAKALDPAFQGAGQRVGTEIWRIEDFQPVPLPKSDYGKFYSGDSYIILQTTSGKGGAYLYDIHFWLGKDTSQDEAGTAAIKTVELDAVLGGRAVQYREIQGHESDKFLSYFKPCIIPLEGGIASGFKKPEEEEFETRLYICKGKRVVRMKQVPFSRSSLNHDDVFILDTKDKIYQFNGANSNIQERAKALEIIQFLKEKYHEGTCDVAIVDDGNLQAESDSGSFWVLFGGFAPISKKVVTEDDIIPEKTPPKLYSINGQVSSMDGELSKSSLENNKCYLLDCGAEVFVWVGRVTQLEERKAAIQTAEEYLVSQNRPKATRVTRVIQGYEPHSFKSNFDSWPSGSAPAPEEGRGKVAALLKQQGVGVKGASKSAPVVEEVPPLLEGGGKVEVWRINGSAKTPVPKEDIGKFYSGDCYVVLYNYHSHDRREDYYLCWWIGKDSIEEDQSMAARLASTMCNSLKGRPVLGRVFQGKEPPQFVAIFQPMLVLKGGLSSGYKNYIADKGLNDETYAADSVALIRLSGTSVHNNKAVQVDAVPASLNSNECFLLQSGSSLFSWHGNQSTYEQQQLAAKVAEFLKPGATVKHTKEGTESSAFWFALGGKQSYTSKKVAPEVSRDPHLFAYSFNKG, encoded by the exons ATGTCTAGCTCTGCAAAAGCTTTGGATCCTGCATTTCAGGGTGCAGGTCAAAGAGT AGGAACCGAAATTTGGAGAATTGAGGATTTCCAGCCAGTTCCTTTGCCAAAATCCGATTATGGAAAATTTTACTCGGGTGATTCATACATCATCTTGCAG ACAACTTCAGGAAAGGGAGGTGCTTACTTGTATGATATACACTTCTGGCTTGGAAAGGATACTAGTCAG GATGAAGCTGGAACTGCAGCTATCAAAACAGTGGAGCTTGATGCGGTTCTTGGAGGGCGAGCAGTACAGTATCGGGAAATCCAAGGTCACGAATCTGACAAATTTTTGTCATACTTTAAACCGTGTATTATACCTCTGGAAGGTGGTATTGCATCTGGATTCAAGAAACCAGAGGAGGAAGAATTTGAAACAAGGCTGTATATTTGCAAGGGTAAACGAGTTGTGAGGATGAAGCAG GTCCCGTTCTCCCGGTCCTCTCTAAATCATGATGATGTGTTCATTCTGGACACTAAAGACAAGATATATCAGTTCAATGGTGCCAACTCCAATATCCAGGAAAGGGCCAAAGCATTGGAAATTATTCAgtttttgaaggaaaaatatcACGAGGGGACGTGTGATGTTGCAATAGTTG ATGATGGAAATTTGCAAGCTGAGTCTGATTCTGGTTCGTTCTGGGTTTTGTTTGGTGGATTTGCTCCAATTAGCAAAAAGGTTGTTACTGAAGATGATATTATTCCCGAGAAGACACCTCCTAAACTTTACAG TATCAATGGTCAAGTCAGTTCTATGGATGGTGAACTTTCAAAGTCCAGCTTGGAAAACAACAAATGCTATCTTTTGGATTGCGGTGCTGAGGTATTTGTTTGGGTTGGTCGTGTAACTCAACTGGAGGAGAGGAAAGCTGCCATTCAAACAGCAGAG GAATATCTTGTCTCTCAAAATAGACCCAAGGCAACACGTGTAACCCGGGTTATTCAAGGTTATGAGCCCCATTCTTTCAAGTCCAACTTTGACTCTTGGCCATCAGGATCCGCACCTGCGCCTGAAGAGGGGAGAGGAAAAGTAGCAG CTTTGTTGAAGCAACAAGGTGTTGGTGTCAAAGGTGCCAGCAAAAGTGCTCCTGTAGTTGAGGAAGTACCTCCATTGCTTGAAGGGGGTGGAAAAGTAGAG GTTTGGCGCATTAATGGTAGTGCAAAGACACCCGTCCCAAAAGAAGATATTGGTAAATTCTACAGTGGAGATTGCTATGTAGTTCTCTACAACTACCACTCTCATGATAGGAGAGAAGATTATTATCTATGCTGGTGGATTGGAAAGGACAGTATTGAG GAGGACCAAAGCATGGCTGCTCGATTGGCCAGTACAATGTGCAATTCGCTTAAAGGAAGACCTGTACTG GGTCGGGTGTTTCAAGGGAAAGAACCTCCACAATTTGTTGCAATCTTCCAACCCATGCTGGTTCTCAAG GGTGGTTTGAGCTCTGGCTACAAAAATTATATTGCTGATAAAGGCTTGAATGATGAAACCTATGCTGCTGATTCAGTTGCACTTATTCGGTTATCTGGAACTTCGGTGCATAATAACAAAGCGGTTCAAGTTGATGCT GTGCCAGCTTCGCTGAACTCTAATGAGTGTTTTCTTCTGCAATCTGGCTCTTCATTATTCAGTTGGCACGGTAACCAGAGTACTTACGAGCAGCAGCAATTAGCAGCTAAGGTTGCAGAATTCTTGAAG CCGGGAGCGACAGTGAAACACACTAAAGAGGGAACTGAGAGCTCAGCTTTCTGGTTTGCTCTTGGAGGAAAACAAAGTTATACCAGCAAGAAAGTGGCTCCAGAAGTCTCCCGGGATCCCCACTTGTTCGCTTATTCATTTAATAAAG GTTGA
- the LOC107813400 gene encoding villin-3-like isoform X1, which translates to MSSSAKALDPAFQGAGQRVGTEIWRIEDFQPVPLPKSDYGKFYSGDSYIILQTTSGKGGAYLYDIHFWLGKDTSQDEAGTAAIKTVELDAVLGGRAVQYREIQGHESDKFLSYFKPCIIPLEGGIASGFKKPEEEEFETRLYICKGKRVVRMKQVPFSRSSLNHDDVFILDTKDKIYQFNGANSNIQERAKALEIIQFLKEKYHEGTCDVAIVDDGNLQAESDSGSFWVLFGGFAPISKKVVTEDDIIPEKTPPKLYSINGQVSSMDGELSKSSLENNKCYLLDCGAEVFVWVGRVTQLEERKAAIQTAEEYLVSQNRPKATRVTRVIQGYEPHSFKSNFDSWPSGSAPAPEEGRGKVAALLKQQGVGVKGASKSAPVVEEVPPLLEGGGKVEVWRINGSAKTPVPKEDIGKFYSGDCYVVLYNYHSHDRREDYYLCWWIGKDSIEEDQSMAARLASTMCNSLKGRPVLGRVFQGKEPPQFVAIFQPMLVLKGGLSSGYKNYIADKGLNDETYAADSVALIRLSGTSVHNNKAVQVDAVPASLNSNECFLLQSGSSLFSWHGNQSTYEQQQLAAKVAEFLKPGATVKHTKEGTESSAFWFALGGKQSYTSKKVAPEVSRDPHLFAYSFNKGASIIIYFV; encoded by the exons ATGTCTAGCTCTGCAAAAGCTTTGGATCCTGCATTTCAGGGTGCAGGTCAAAGAGT AGGAACCGAAATTTGGAGAATTGAGGATTTCCAGCCAGTTCCTTTGCCAAAATCCGATTATGGAAAATTTTACTCGGGTGATTCATACATCATCTTGCAG ACAACTTCAGGAAAGGGAGGTGCTTACTTGTATGATATACACTTCTGGCTTGGAAAGGATACTAGTCAG GATGAAGCTGGAACTGCAGCTATCAAAACAGTGGAGCTTGATGCGGTTCTTGGAGGGCGAGCAGTACAGTATCGGGAAATCCAAGGTCACGAATCTGACAAATTTTTGTCATACTTTAAACCGTGTATTATACCTCTGGAAGGTGGTATTGCATCTGGATTCAAGAAACCAGAGGAGGAAGAATTTGAAACAAGGCTGTATATTTGCAAGGGTAAACGAGTTGTGAGGATGAAGCAG GTCCCGTTCTCCCGGTCCTCTCTAAATCATGATGATGTGTTCATTCTGGACACTAAAGACAAGATATATCAGTTCAATGGTGCCAACTCCAATATCCAGGAAAGGGCCAAAGCATTGGAAATTATTCAgtttttgaaggaaaaatatcACGAGGGGACGTGTGATGTTGCAATAGTTG ATGATGGAAATTTGCAAGCTGAGTCTGATTCTGGTTCGTTCTGGGTTTTGTTTGGTGGATTTGCTCCAATTAGCAAAAAGGTTGTTACTGAAGATGATATTATTCCCGAGAAGACACCTCCTAAACTTTACAG TATCAATGGTCAAGTCAGTTCTATGGATGGTGAACTTTCAAAGTCCAGCTTGGAAAACAACAAATGCTATCTTTTGGATTGCGGTGCTGAGGTATTTGTTTGGGTTGGTCGTGTAACTCAACTGGAGGAGAGGAAAGCTGCCATTCAAACAGCAGAG GAATATCTTGTCTCTCAAAATAGACCCAAGGCAACACGTGTAACCCGGGTTATTCAAGGTTATGAGCCCCATTCTTTCAAGTCCAACTTTGACTCTTGGCCATCAGGATCCGCACCTGCGCCTGAAGAGGGGAGAGGAAAAGTAGCAG CTTTGTTGAAGCAACAAGGTGTTGGTGTCAAAGGTGCCAGCAAAAGTGCTCCTGTAGTTGAGGAAGTACCTCCATTGCTTGAAGGGGGTGGAAAAGTAGAG GTTTGGCGCATTAATGGTAGTGCAAAGACACCCGTCCCAAAAGAAGATATTGGTAAATTCTACAGTGGAGATTGCTATGTAGTTCTCTACAACTACCACTCTCATGATAGGAGAGAAGATTATTATCTATGCTGGTGGATTGGAAAGGACAGTATTGAG GAGGACCAAAGCATGGCTGCTCGATTGGCCAGTACAATGTGCAATTCGCTTAAAGGAAGACCTGTACTG GGTCGGGTGTTTCAAGGGAAAGAACCTCCACAATTTGTTGCAATCTTCCAACCCATGCTGGTTCTCAAG GGTGGTTTGAGCTCTGGCTACAAAAATTATATTGCTGATAAAGGCTTGAATGATGAAACCTATGCTGCTGATTCAGTTGCACTTATTCGGTTATCTGGAACTTCGGTGCATAATAACAAAGCGGTTCAAGTTGATGCT GTGCCAGCTTCGCTGAACTCTAATGAGTGTTTTCTTCTGCAATCTGGCTCTTCATTATTCAGTTGGCACGGTAACCAGAGTACTTACGAGCAGCAGCAATTAGCAGCTAAGGTTGCAGAATTCTTGAAG CCGGGAGCGACAGTGAAACACACTAAAGAGGGAACTGAGAGCTCAGCTTTCTGGTTTGCTCTTGGAGGAAAACAAAGTTATACCAGCAAGAAAGTGGCTCCAGAAGTCTCCCGGGATCCCCACTTGTTCGCTTATTCATTTAATAAAGGTGCATCCATTATCATATACTTCGTTTGA